A part of Thermococcus sp. SY098 genomic DNA contains:
- the mnhG gene encoding monovalent cation/H(+) antiporter subunit G yields MIEYVITIFLAIGVIFNFLASIGILRFPDVYTRIHAATKCTTFGTIFIVLATVVYSLYNWLPTHDPRWVTIGIHSALVVIFLVLTNPVGAHAIGRAARKSGIRPYGAVIDELEGRL; encoded by the coding sequence ATGATCGAGTATGTAATCACAATTTTCTTGGCAATTGGAGTGATTTTCAACTTTCTTGCAAGCATTGGAATTCTCAGATTTCCAGACGTTTACACAAGGATTCATGCAGCAACAAAATGTACAACATTTGGAACGATCTTCATAGTCCTTGCCACGGTGGTGTATTCACTCTATAACTGGCTTCCGACACATGATCCGAGATGGGTTACAATAGGCATTCACTCAGCTCTCGTGGTGATATTCTTAGTACTGACAAACCCAGTGGGTGCCCATGCAATTGGAAGAGCTGCAAGAAAATCCGGAATTAGACCCTATGGTGCTGTAATAGATGAGCTGGAGGGAAGGCTATGA
- a CDS encoding 4Fe-4S dicluster domain-containing protein translates to MPTKAMFLFLKQLMERPFTNPFPIKHAPKNVTALIEKVQRGEAKINPPVPVPEGFRGKLKYTPERCIGCRLCILVCPANAMEWIPELKKIRHYVSRCMFCALCVDVCPGKKFPGEEKAVKALRMSDEFLLADYNKYSDNLIEEPPEAKEMGV, encoded by the coding sequence ATGCCAACAAAGGCAATGTTCCTGTTCCTTAAACAGCTTATGGAAAGACCCTTCACAAATCCGTTTCCGATAAAGCATGCTCCTAAGAATGTGACAGCCCTCATTGAGAAGGTTCAGAGAGGAGAGGCAAAGATAAATCCTCCTGTTCCAGTTCCTGAAGGCTTCAGGGGAAAGCTGAAGTACACCCCCGAAAGGTGCATAGGCTGCAGGTTGTGCATACTGGTGTGTCCAGCTAATGCTATGGAGTGGATCCCGGAGCTTAAGAAGATCAGGCATTATGTTTCGAGGTGCATGTTCTGTGCCCTGTGTGTGGATGTGTGTCCGGGGAAGAAGTTTCCAGGGGAGGAAAAGGCAGTAAAGGCACTGAGGATGAGCGATGAATTTCTATTGGCTGACTACAACAAGTACAGCGATAATCTAATCGAAGAGCCTCCTGAAGCTAAGGAGATGGGAGTTTAG
- a CDS encoding complex I subunit 1 family protein — protein MTPETLFYAVAFPVLGIFLGLTYKGIDRRISARMTSRIGPPIRQPFWDVGKLLLKETVVPENAVKWLFNAMPILAFASSMTLLLYIPFGILKAPLEGYGDLIVILYLLTLQSLAMAVGGFSSGSPFSSVGAQREMVLMMSYEMPLAIVIIGFALLYKSFSLTTIASTPVWTMVSPVAALGVVLLFIALLVVTPAELAKLPFDIAEAETEIAEGMLAEYSGRNLALFYLSDAVRGFAMAAIEAVLFIPFTFSYVFGISLNGAMLYIVESLWFLFKVLIIYIAAVTIVRTSFGRFRIEQASRIFWVHVNLIALLGLALVWLGVR, from the coding sequence ATGACCCCTGAGACTTTATTCTATGCAGTTGCCTTCCCAGTACTTGGTATATTTCTTGGACTGACCTACAAAGGTATCGACAGAAGGATATCAGCAAGAATGACATCAAGAATTGGTCCCCCTATAAGGCAGCCTTTCTGGGACGTTGGGAAATTGTTGCTCAAAGAAACAGTTGTACCAGAAAACGCCGTAAAGTGGCTCTTTAATGCAATGCCCATCTTGGCATTTGCATCTTCAATGACTTTACTGCTCTACATCCCCTTTGGTATCCTTAAGGCGCCCCTTGAGGGATATGGAGACCTGATAGTGATACTATATCTGCTGACACTCCAGTCTTTAGCTATGGCAGTTGGAGGATTTTCTTCAGGAAGTCCGTTTTCCTCCGTTGGAGCACAGAGAGAAATGGTGCTCATGATGAGCTATGAAATGCCTTTGGCCATTGTGATTATTGGGTTTGCACTTTTGTACAAGAGTTTCTCCCTCACAACGATCGCATCGACTCCAGTTTGGACAATGGTTTCTCCAGTGGCAGCATTGGGAGTTGTTTTGCTTTTCATAGCACTGTTAGTTGTAACTCCTGCGGAACTTGCCAAGCTTCCTTTTGATATCGCAGAGGCTGAAACGGAGATAGCAGAGGGTATGCTCGCAGAGTATAGTGGCAGGAACTTGGCTCTGTTTTATCTCTCTGACGCTGTGAGAGGGTTTGCAATGGCAGCCATTGAGGCAGTTCTATTCATACCGTTCACATTCAGCTATGTTTTCGGGATCAGCTTGAATGGTGCCATGCTTTACATTGTTGAAAGCTTGTGGTTCCTCTTTAAAGTACTGATAATCTACATAGCTGCAGTGACAATCGTAAGAACATCATTCGGAAGATTCAGAATTGAACAGGCATCACGGATTTTCTGGGTTCATGTGAACTTAATTGCATTGCTCGGTTTAGCACTTGTTTGGCTGGGGGTGAGGTGA
- a CDS encoding NADH-quinone oxidoreductase subunit B family protein: MGKLTNFKRSLWVFHASGGSCNACDIEIVALLTPRYDVERFGIKLAGSPRHADVLLVTGAIPRDFADKLRRIYEQMPDPKAVIVVGNCGTSGGVFYDSYNIAGPIDEIIPVDVYVPGCPPRPEAIIDAVVKAWLKLEKLEKELEGKKE; this comes from the coding sequence GTGGGTAAGCTGACAAACTTTAAACGCTCTCTTTGGGTTTTCCATGCATCCGGAGGTTCATGCAATGCATGTGATATTGAAATTGTTGCACTTCTGACGCCAAGATACGATGTTGAACGATTTGGGATAAAGCTTGCTGGCAGTCCAAGGCATGCAGATGTGCTTCTGGTCACCGGAGCAATCCCAAGAGACTTTGCAGATAAACTGAGAAGAATATATGAGCAGATGCCAGACCCAAAGGCTGTAATTGTGGTCGGAAACTGCGGAACAAGCGGTGGGGTCTTCTATGATTCCTACAACATAGCAGGTCCAATTGATGAGATAATACCTGTTGATGTCTATGTTCCCGGATGTCCGCCAAGGCCAGAAGCAATCATAGATGCCGTTGTTAAGGCGTGGCTCAAGTTGGAGAAGTTAGAAAAAGAACTGGAGGGGAAGAAAGAATGA
- a CDS encoding cation:proton antiporter produces the protein MNVVSAFMVALILLLFSAMLTLIRLILGPTIPDRAVALDSMTTTTAGAMVLYGVVTKQPVFIDVALVYAVLSYIATLYIARYLVKKKVGIA, from the coding sequence ATGAATGTGGTTAGTGCATTTATGGTGGCTCTAATTCTGCTACTGTTTTCAGCGATGTTAACTTTAATCAGGCTTATCTTGGGACCAACGATTCCAGATAGAGCGGTTGCTCTGGATTCAATGACAACAACAACAGCAGGTGCAATGGTTCTCTATGGGGTTGTTACAAAGCAACCAGTTTTCATTGATGTTGCGTTGGTATATGCTGTTTTGAGCTACATAGCCACGCTGTACATTGCAAGATACTTGGTGAAGAAGAAGGTGGGGATAGCATGA
- the mbhE gene encoding hydrogen gas-evolving membrane-bound hydrogenase subunit E: protein MRTSLGLLAFIGFTLFLLAAMISIRPFGEPPHREMDDWFITHAQIEASANNVVTSIVFDYRGFDTLGEATVLFTAVSGVLMVLRRKEGTKK from the coding sequence ATGAGGACTTCTCTTGGATTGCTTGCTTTCATAGGGTTCACGCTCTTCCTCCTTGCCGCAATGATTAGCATAAGGCCTTTTGGAGAGCCGCCTCACAGAGAAATGGACGACTGGTTCATAACACATGCTCAGATTGAAGCGTCAGCTAACAACGTTGTCACAAGCATAGTCTTTGACTACAGAGGTTTCGATACCCTTGGCGAGGCGACCGTTCTGTTTACGGCAGTTTCTGGGGTTTTAATGGTTCTGCGGAGAAAGGAGGGGACGAAAAAATGA
- a CDS encoding sodium:proton antiporter, producing MNGSIWVNFPFIVVALLLAIGFYTIGFKRNLIKVVIGIEILEGAVNLFLVALGYVKGGYAPIYTLAPPEAANPQNMVLPTPQALTLTSIVIGVAVSALMLAFAVNIYKRYGTLDVTKIRRLRG from the coding sequence ATGAATGGTAGCATCTGGGTTAATTTTCCCTTCATAGTTGTCGCACTCCTCTTGGCAATAGGGTTTTACACAATAGGGTTCAAAAGGAATCTAATCAAGGTCGTCATAGGTATTGAAATCTTGGAAGGAGCAGTAAACTTGTTCTTGGTCGCTCTTGGATATGTAAAAGGTGGCTATGCTCCGATCTATACTTTGGCACCCCCAGAGGCTGCAAATCCGCAAAATATGGTTCTGCCAACTCCACAGGCATTAACACTTACGAGCATCGTCATAGGTGTTGCCGTCTCAGCCTTAATGCTTGCCTTTGCTGTGAACATCTACAAGCGCTATGGAACCCTTGACGTTACAAAGATCAGGAGGTTGAGGGGATGA
- a CDS encoding 4Fe-4S binding protein, producing MKIPPTLSTVLSNLFKKPATNMFPKTEPVPTPEGFRGKLVYDVDKCIGCRLCVTVCPAGVIEFVPEIKKVTFWLGRCVFCAQCVDVCPVNALEMSKEFLLATYDKYDDNLRWLKNEEIEQMIEAQNSKKVKKYRIIPDKCKGCTLCARNCPQNAITGAPGKVHKIDPNKCVGCGICASVCRFGAIEEYEE from the coding sequence ATGAAGATACCTCCAACACTCTCTACTGTGCTTTCAAATCTTTTCAAGAAGCCAGCAACAAATATGTTTCCAAAAACTGAGCCAGTTCCAACTCCAGAAGGATTCAGAGGAAAACTTGTGTATGATGTTGACAAGTGTATCGGTTGCAGACTTTGTGTAACGGTTTGTCCTGCTGGTGTAATAGAGTTTGTGCCGGAAATTAAAAAAGTAACTTTCTGGCTCGGCAGATGTGTGTTCTGTGCCCAGTGTGTGGATGTATGTCCAGTAAATGCTTTAGAAATGAGCAAAGAATTCCTCCTTGCTACTTATGATAAATATGACGACAACTTAAGGTGGCTCAAAAATGAAGAAATCGAACAGATGATAGAGGCTCAAAATAGCAAAAAAGTTAAGAAATACCGCATAATCCCGGATAAATGTAAGGGATGTACCTTATGTGCAAGAAACTGTCCTCAGAACGCTATAACGGGGGCTCCAGGAAAAGTGCATAAAATCGATCCAAACAAGTGTGTTGGCTGTGGCATATGTGCAAGCGTCTGTAGATTTGGTGCAATTGAAGAATATGAAGAATAG
- a CDS encoding ferritin family protein: MTPIMDNIHLGKLDIEKFIKGLEKLSDREILSYWIKGELKEAELYKNLAIRAKKLGLEDRIVETFIILSKESKGHATRLWEIYKRLFRTEKLEEIDLPLIEVEPLIDKFKETSNILGILELAMQSELLAKRIYEILAKRAKDEKMKKIYEYLAAVEDEHYHKLKVEYEYCKKKAQINE, from the coding sequence GTGACGCCAATCATGGACAATATTCATTTGGGAAAATTGGACATTGAAAAATTCATCAAGGGGCTTGAGAAACTAAGTGACAGAGAGATTCTAAGTTATTGGATTAAAGGTGAACTTAAAGAAGCGGAGCTTTATAAGAATCTCGCCATAAGGGCAAAAAAATTGGGACTTGAAGACAGGATTGTGGAAACGTTTATAATTCTCTCAAAGGAGTCAAAAGGCCATGCGACCCGTTTATGGGAGATATACAAACGTTTATTTAGAACAGAAAAACTCGAAGAAATAGATTTGCCTCTTATTGAAGTTGAGCCCCTTATCGACAAATTCAAAGAAACAAGTAATATCTTGGGAATACTTGAGTTAGCAATGCAATCAGAACTTCTTGCGAAAAGAATTTATGAGATTCTTGCCAAAAGGGCAAAAGACGAAAAAATGAAAAAAATTTACGAATATCTGGCAGCTGTAGAAGATGAGCACTATCACAAACTTAAGGTTGAATATGAGTATTGCAAGAAAAAGGCACAAATAAACGAATAA
- a CDS encoding hydrogenase subunit MbhD domain-containing protein yields the protein MNFMEFFWILQVLIGIGLLVSAIVAIRFKNLIMAVIAMAVFSLILSLEFYVLQAPDVAIAEAGVGAGLTTAMYLLAIKNTTDEEVIE from the coding sequence ATGAACTTTATGGAGTTCTTTTGGATTCTTCAGGTTTTAATAGGAATCGGCCTGCTGGTGAGTGCAATAGTTGCCATCAGATTCAAGAACTTAATTATGGCAGTCATAGCCATGGCAGTTTTTAGCCTCATCTTGTCCCTTGAGTTCTATGTTCTCCAAGCTCCAGACGTGGCAATAGCTGAAGCGGGTGTTGGTGCCGGTTTAACAACTGCGATGTACCTTCTTGCCATCAAAAACACCACAGATGAGGAGGTGATAGAATGA
- a CDS encoding proton-conducting transporter membrane subunit → MIEHLPALMIAVPLFGAFIAPLFKKKQSIVAVWAIVITAVTVVLSLMLMYQVRLHGIIVYVFGADKPTLVLPSGYKVPIRIMFEIDGIGAFMAISATLMSFVGALYSYSHVKAESGLEKYYALLLLLEVGILGMVLTGDLFNLFVFLEIAGIAGSALVGFRNYRGEASEAGIKYLIVSAVASLMVLFAIGILYGEYGNLNLAYISRQVSLSTLDMIAFGLLFASFAMKCGSVPMHYWVPDAYTEVPAGINPVLLVSTYASLYALFRVSFTLFANVSISLERVGWIMSVLGVLTMFIGVTMALVQKDVKRLMSYHAISQTGYMLLGVGVGLTVLHNSDALAEFGRTAMAGGIFHIINHIIYKSLLLMTAGALFYVTGTRNLNEMGGLARKMPITTLCFIVGAAAISGLPPFNGFASKFLIYESSYRLNPLLAVFAMVTSILTLASFVKVFASAFLGPPLEKFENVREVPRPMIVAMVILALLCILFGLFPDVVLNKIVYPAVDALINVAQYQSWGGLA, encoded by the coding sequence ATGATTGAGCACTTACCGGCGTTGATGATAGCGGTTCCTCTCTTTGGAGCGTTTATTGCACCTCTGTTCAAGAAAAAACAGAGCATTGTAGCGGTATGGGCTATAGTGATAACTGCCGTTACTGTAGTCCTCTCTCTTATGCTGATGTATCAGGTCAGGCTGCATGGCATCATAGTGTATGTTTTCGGCGCGGATAAGCCAACCCTTGTACTGCCTTCAGGCTATAAAGTGCCGATAAGGATTATGTTCGAGATTGACGGCATTGGAGCTTTCATGGCCATCTCAGCGACTTTGATGAGCTTTGTCGGTGCTCTCTATTCATACAGTCATGTTAAAGCGGAGAGCGGTTTGGAAAAATACTATGCATTGCTGCTTCTGTTAGAAGTGGGCATTCTCGGCATGGTTCTCACAGGAGATCTCTTCAATCTCTTCGTGTTCTTGGAAATAGCTGGAATTGCTGGCTCAGCGCTGGTTGGATTCAGAAACTACCGCGGCGAAGCGAGTGAAGCTGGAATTAAATATCTTATAGTAAGTGCCGTTGCATCTTTGATGGTTCTCTTTGCCATTGGAATCCTCTATGGCGAATATGGAAACTTAAACTTAGCCTATATAAGCAGACAGGTCTCCCTCAGTACTCTTGACATGATAGCCTTTGGCCTGCTATTTGCTTCGTTTGCCATGAAGTGCGGTTCAGTTCCAATGCACTACTGGGTTCCCGATGCATACACCGAAGTTCCGGCGGGTATAAACCCAGTCTTGCTGGTATCTACCTATGCAAGCCTCTATGCTCTCTTTAGAGTCAGCTTCACACTCTTTGCAAACGTATCAATCAGCTTAGAGAGAGTTGGATGGATAATGTCAGTTCTTGGTGTTTTGACGATGTTCATTGGTGTCACAATGGCTCTGGTTCAGAAAGATGTAAAAAGGCTTATGAGCTACCACGCTATCTCACAAACTGGCTACATGCTCCTTGGTGTTGGTGTCGGCTTAACGGTTCTCCATAATTCCGATGCGTTGGCAGAGTTCGGGAGAACAGCAATGGCTGGAGGAATCTTCCACATAATAAACCACATAATCTACAAGAGCTTGCTCTTAATGACTGCTGGCGCACTGTTCTACGTAACTGGGACAAGAAATCTCAATGAGATGGGAGGATTAGCGAGGAAGATGCCCATTACAACTTTGTGCTTCATTGTTGGTGCTGCAGCCATATCTGGTTTGCCGCCTTTCAACGGGTTTGCAAGCAAATTCCTAATCTATGAGAGCTCTTACAGATTGAATCCGTTATTGGCGGTATTTGCAATGGTTACAAGTATATTGACTCTTGCTTCATTCGTTAAAGTGTTTGCGTCAGCGTTCTTGGGGCCACCATTGGAGAAGTTCGAGAACGTAAGAGAAGTCCCAAGACCGATGATAGTGGCGATGGTGATCTTAGCATTACTCTGTATACTATTTGGTCTATTCCCGGACGTTGTACTGAATAAAATCGTGTATCCCGCTGTGGATGCCCTCATCAACGTTGCGCAATATCAGTCATGGGGTGGTCTGGCATGA
- a CDS encoding MnhB domain-containing protein: protein MTTTIIKTTTKILAPLILVFGSYIILHGHLTPGGGFQGGAVFASGLALLIVANKYDAVKSLFEKAPLSVFESIGALGFLGMACLGFAGYTFFKNVIANSGFPLFGGKTPVGINPGYLNTGGTLPYMNIFVGMKVLAGLTSIVLVFFLIMRRERDEW from the coding sequence ATGACGACAACCATCATAAAGACCACGACCAAAATACTGGCACCGCTAATACTTGTCTTTGGTAGCTACATTATACTCCATGGTCATTTAACACCGGGAGGAGGCTTTCAGGGGGGAGCAGTTTTTGCAAGTGGTTTAGCGTTGCTCATAGTGGCGAACAAATACGATGCTGTTAAAAGCCTCTTTGAGAAAGCTCCCCTCAGTGTATTTGAAAGCATTGGAGCACTGGGATTCCTTGGAATGGCATGTCTGGGGTTTGCTGGCTACACATTCTTCAAAAACGTAATTGCAAACAGCGGATTCCCATTATTTGGAGGAAAAACTCCAGTTGGAATAAATCCAGGTTATCTAAACACAGGTGGCACTCTTCCGTACATGAACATCTTTGTCGGTATGAAGGTTCTTGCAGGTCTTACAAGCATAGTGCTGGTGTTCTTCCTAATCATGAGGAGGGAGAGGGATGAATGGTAG
- a CDS encoding SagB/ThcOx family dehydrogenase — protein sequence MKYQKISYLVVILVVVSSLLILFKPYFYSFRGYGVKYEGEEVMLPEPNLKGEMSVEEAIAKRRSVRYYKDRPLTLKQLSQLLWAAQGITEEKKKFRAAPSAGATYPFEIYVVVGYVEGLKPGVYHYDPFNHSLTLIKEGDYRTELQKAALNQQWVGKAAVDIVLVAFYERTTKYYGERGYRYVYMEAGHIGQNIYLQAVALGLGTVAVGAFHDKEVAKIIGTDGDPIYIFPVGVP from the coding sequence ATGAAGTATCAGAAAATTAGTTACCTGGTAGTGATCTTGGTAGTAGTGTCATCCCTTCTTATTTTGTTTAAGCCCTATTTCTATTCTTTCAGGGGGTATGGTGTCAAGTATGAGGGTGAAGAGGTAATGCTACCTGAACCCAACTTAAAAGGCGAAATGAGCGTTGAAGAGGCAATAGCAAAGAGGAGAAGCGTTCGATATTATAAAGATAGACCCTTGACCCTTAAGCAGCTTTCTCAGCTGTTATGGGCCGCTCAGGGCATAACAGAGGAGAAGAAAAAATTCAGAGCAGCGCCAAGTGCTGGAGCTACCTATCCGTTTGAGATTTATGTAGTCGTTGGATATGTTGAGGGACTAAAACCGGGAGTTTATCACTATGACCCCTTTAATCATAGCCTAACGCTGATTAAAGAAGGCGATTATAGAACAGAGCTCCAAAAAGCAGCATTGAATCAGCAATGGGTTGGAAAAGCTGCGGTTGATATAGTTCTTGTGGCATTTTATGAGAGGACAACAAAGTACTACGGTGAGAGGGGCTATAGGTATGTCTACATGGAAGCTGGTCATATTGGGCAAAACATATACCTGCAGGCGGTAGCACTGGGTCTGGGAACTGTTGCAGTCGGTGCATTTCACGACAAAGAGGTTGCTAAAATAATTGGTACTGATGGAGACCCAATCTATATATTTCCTGTGGGGGTTCCATAA
- a CDS encoding Na+/H+ antiporter subunit E, which produces MAFVTSFLWSLIVYLLLTAGSGNIIAWSKEELIAGFIIAAVIGYLTRNIMDEKLEYFFSPRRWILFIVYAIGPFFFAMAKANLDVAYRVITGKIRPGIVKISPGLTRDESRTLLANSITLTPGTFTLEIDEEGNLYVHWINVPPGKEKPTPEELCGYLPKWARRIAE; this is translated from the coding sequence ATGGCGTTTGTGACCTCTTTCCTGTGGTCTTTGATTGTATACTTACTGCTTACAGCGGGTTCAGGGAATATAATCGCATGGAGCAAGGAAGAATTAATCGCTGGATTCATTATTGCAGCGGTAATAGGGTATCTAACAAGGAACATAATGGACGAGAAGCTTGAATACTTCTTCAGTCCGAGAAGATGGATTCTTTTCATAGTATATGCAATAGGTCCATTTTTCTTTGCAATGGCAAAAGCTAACCTTGACGTTGCGTATAGAGTAATAACTGGAAAAATAAGACCTGGCATTGTTAAAATATCTCCAGGTCTTACGAGGGATGAAAGCAGAACTCTTTTGGCAAATTCAATAACCTTAACCCCGGGAACATTTACCCTTGAAATTGACGAAGAAGGTAACTTATACGTTCACTGGATTAACGTCCCGCCTGGAAAAGAAAAACCAACCCCCGAAGAGCTTTGTGGGTATCTTCCAAAATGGGCAAGGAGGATTGCGGAATGA
- a CDS encoding nickel-dependent hydrogenase large subunit, giving the protein MPKTAYYIPIGPIHPALKEPIRVEAEVEGEKIVRVDVKRGFAHRGIEYMGMKRNAIQTLYLSERICGICSISHPYAFVVTAEKALGIEAPPRAQYIRPIIAELERIHSHILWLGVIAHEMGFDSLLFWTWKGREKVLDLLELLTGNRINYSVYMIGGVRRDLKESHIKAIKDAITYYWKFTEQMKEIILSDPVYKARTRGVAQLSKEMALKLNVVGPVARAAGIRMDIRQDMPYDAYADIDVRAVVPQDIVGEAKGDAYDITMVRIYEIEQSLDIIEYCVDNLPEGKILAIPNYPALLAKIRRTKGEAIGAHEAPRGEVVHYLKFDGRDGPSVWKVIAPSYNNINSWAPLLLGAEVADIPIVVAYIDPCMCCNDRVALLKTPEGKVLGYEYIHKKAVEKTKKIEKEVRG; this is encoded by the coding sequence ATGCCTAAGACTGCTTACTATATTCCTATAGGGCCCATCCATCCTGCTCTCAAAGAGCCTATACGCGTTGAGGCAGAGGTTGAGGGCGAGAAAATCGTCAGGGTTGACGTTAAAAGAGGATTTGCTCATAGAGGAATAGAGTATATGGGGATGAAGAGGAACGCCATTCAGACTCTATACCTATCGGAAAGGATATGTGGCATCTGTTCCATCTCCCACCCATATGCTTTCGTTGTAACAGCCGAAAAGGCCCTTGGAATAGAGGCGCCTCCAAGAGCCCAGTACATACGTCCGATAATAGCAGAACTTGAAAGGATACACTCACACATTCTTTGGCTGGGAGTTATTGCCCACGAAATGGGATTTGACTCACTTTTATTCTGGACATGGAAAGGAAGGGAAAAAGTTCTTGACTTGCTGGAGCTTCTCACTGGAAACCGAATTAATTATTCGGTGTATATGATCGGAGGTGTAAGGAGAGATCTTAAGGAATCGCACATAAAGGCAATTAAAGATGCAATTACCTACTACTGGAAGTTTACAGAACAGATGAAGGAGATAATTCTCTCAGACCCTGTCTATAAAGCAAGAACAAGAGGAGTTGCCCAGCTTTCAAAAGAGATGGCACTTAAGCTGAATGTTGTTGGTCCTGTTGCAAGGGCTGCTGGAATCAGAATGGACATCAGGCAGGATATGCCGTACGACGCCTACGCTGACATTGATGTTAGGGCAGTGGTCCCACAGGATATAGTAGGAGAGGCTAAGGGAGATGCCTACGATATCACCATGGTCAGGATTTATGAAATAGAGCAGAGCTTGGATATCATCGAGTACTGTGTTGACAATCTTCCAGAGGGCAAGATACTTGCCATTCCCAATTATCCGGCACTTTTGGCGAAGATTAGAAGAACTAAAGGCGAAGCAATTGGTGCCCATGAGGCGCCGAGAGGAGAAGTTGTTCACTACCTCAAGTTTGATGGTAGAGATGGGCCAAGTGTCTGGAAGGTGATTGCCCCAAGTTACAATAACATTAACAGCTGGGCTCCACTCCTGCTTGGGGCGGAAGTTGCAGATATCCCAATAGTTGTAGCATACATCGATCCATGCATGTGCTGTAACGACAGGGTTGCTTTATTGAAGACACCAGAAGGCAAAGTTCTCGGCTACGAATACATCCACAAAAAGGCAGTTGAAAAGACAAAGAAAATTGAGAAGGAGGTGAGAGGATGA
- a CDS encoding ferritin family protein — protein sequence MKVDGDDVIPNLRELDYKLVLSYWIKSEDDLSKFYKELARKSKEVGLEEWAFDMFILLSEESKRVEKKLKEIYSRKFGPIDVEKLPDSPIKIPAYIKEFDNPHSILDILKSAIYCEELAENICQVLSQKAPTEYEKELFKYLASSERCHLRILTERFNYYKKKLKAES from the coding sequence GTGAAAGTGGATGGAGATGATGTCATACCCAATCTTAGGGAACTCGACTATAAGTTGGTTTTGAGCTACTGGATTAAAAGTGAGGACGATCTTTCAAAATTCTATAAAGAACTTGCTCGCAAATCAAAAGAAGTAGGACTGGAAGAATGGGCATTTGACATGTTCATACTCCTCTCAGAGGAGTCAAAACGAGTTGAAAAGAAACTTAAAGAAATATATTCCAGAAAATTTGGCCCCATAGATGTAGAAAAACTCCCAGATTCCCCAATAAAAATTCCAGCATATATCAAAGAGTTTGACAATCCCCACAGCATCCTTGACATTTTAAAAAGTGCAATATATTGTGAGGAACTCGCTGAAAACATCTGTCAGGTTCTCTCTCAAAAAGCTCCAACTGAATACGAGAAAGAACTTTTCAAATACCTTGCTTCTTCAGAAAGATGTCACCTGAGAATTCTCACGGAAAGATTCAATTATTATAAAAAGAAACTTAAAGCGGAAAGCTAA
- a CDS encoding NADH-quinone oxidoreductase subunit C gives MNIEEVIEKLKKSLGDALLNYEIREYEMGIRRKRKLYEVWAEIDRSAFRKAVETIFSLDYPHLHLISGEDNGGDSIKMIYSFGVFYSNPWGEISITLKFDLPKDSLILPTITDLMPGAETNEREIREMLGIEFEGLKNKRHLFLPDDWPEGKYPWRRDEYGVEDMIKHTHKSVREIRKKGEGNA, from the coding sequence ATGAACATTGAAGAGGTCATTGAAAAACTGAAAAAATCACTTGGTGATGCACTGCTTAACTATGAAATCAGGGAATATGAGATGGGAATTAGAAGAAAGAGAAAACTCTATGAAGTTTGGGCAGAAATTGACAGATCGGCGTTTAGAAAAGCAGTTGAAACAATATTCTCACTCGATTACCCTCATCTGCATCTTATATCTGGGGAAGATAACGGTGGGGACAGCATAAAGATGATATATTCATTTGGTGTGTTCTACTCCAATCCATGGGGCGAAATAAGCATAACATTGAAGTTCGACCTGCCGAAAGACAGTCTAATACTCCCTACGATAACGGACTTAATGCCTGGTGCGGAAACAAATGAGAGGGAAATTAGAGAAATGCTCGGCATTGAGTTTGAAGGCTTAAAGAACAAGAGACACCTCTTCTTGCCTGATGACTGGCCAGAGGGGAAGTATCCATGGAGAAGGGATGAATATGGTGTTGAGGATATGATCAAGCACACACACAAGAGCGTTAGGGAAATAAGAAAGAAAGGTGAGGGGAATGCCTAA